DNA from Leptospira koniambonensis:
GAATGTACCCAGCAATTATATCTTCATTTTTGCTATGATGATGGAACAAGCAGCTGTCCTGGCTCACCTTATACTTTAACAACTGGATCAATTTTGTTTTTGAGTTCCCTTAAGGTCTCCATCGAAAAAGAGTTTGGTCCAACTTCAGTCGGATGTTTGGAATACGTTAGTAATATTACCGATGTAACTCCTGTCGCTTATACGCCGGCTAGTGTCTTAGTATTCAGTACTACAGCTGCTTGCTTGGACATCGGAAGTACTTACTTAATTCGTGTAAAGGGTGGTTCTTCCGGAATAACTGACAACTATGGGAATCTTATGGATCAGGATTATACAGTTCGGGTAAGATTTTGATCTTTATTAAATGACACTTTATTTTTTAAAGAATCGAATCACTACCCTAGTCGTTTTGTTGCTGATCCTTCTCGTCGGGTTTGTAAGCATGAGGGATCTTAAGATCGACCTCTTGCCAGATATTTCATATCCTACGTTAACTGTCGTTACCGTTTACGAAAACGTATCTCCCTCCGAGATAGAAACGCTTGTTACGAAGCCTATCGAAGAAATTGTTTCATCAGTTAACGGGGTAGATCGAATCACCTCAGAATCCCTAGAGGGTGTATCTTTAGTGAAAATTAGATTTCGCTGGGGTACAAATATGGACACAGCTTCTATTCAGACTAGGGAGAAGGTAGATCTTGTAAAAGGAAGTCTACCCATTGATGCAAAAAAGTCAATTGTACTGAAATTCGATCCAAATGATGCTCCTTTGCTTCAGATTGCAGCGATTTCAACCGGAATTGATCCTAAAGAGCTTCGTAGTTTTATCAAGAAAAATCTATCTCCATACTTTGAGAGAGTGGATGGGATTGCAGCAGTATCTATTACAGGAGGATATGAAAAACAAATTCTAGTAAATATAGATAGAGGAAAGCTTAATGCTTATGGCTTGAGTCCCCAGGAAATCGTACAAGGTGTTGCTTCAAATAATTTTAATTTTCCTGCCGGTAATATAAAGAGAGAAGATCGTGAAATTTTAGTAAGAACGATGGGCGCGTATGAAAATGTAGACGCGATTTCTGAACTTGTAGTTAATTTATCCGAAAAAGGTGCCCCAATTTATCTGCGAAATGTTGCCGAAGTATTAGATTCTTATAAAGAAAGAACGAGTGTCAGTTATTTTAATAATGATGAATGTGTTGCTATAGTCCTAAAAAAGGAAGCTGGAAAAAATAGCGTAATCATTGCAGATGAAGCAAAAGAATTAATCGATTCTTTGAATCAAGAATTTGGTAGCAAAGTGAAACTTATCGTAGTTTCCGATCAAAGCAGATTTATCCGCGAGTCAGTGACAGGAGTTGCTTCTGCGGGATTTCAGGCGATAATAATTTGTTTTTTTGTATTATCCTTCTTTTTGGGTACTTTTCGAGAGTCGGCAATTGTAACCCTTTCAATTCCGATCTCGATATTAGTGACTATTGTTTTCTTCTACTTTCAAAAGATGACATTAAATACAATGTCTCTTGGAGGGTTGTCCGTCGGCGTAGGTATGATGGTGGACTCTTCTATTGTAGTCTTAGAGTCCATTTATGGTTTTAGGAAGTCTAAAAAAAGTGCTTTTGAAAGCGCGTTAGAAGGTACTCAGGACGTCTTCGGATCTCTATTCGCTTCTACACTTACAAGTATTGTAGTTTTTTTACCGATTCTATTCTTGGAAGGCATCGCAGCTTCAATTTTTCGAGAGTTTGCACTTTCTATTACTTACTCGCTTATTTCCTCCTTTTTTGTCTCAGTAACTTTTATTCCTGTATTAACTACCTTGCCGATGTTCTCTTCGCAGTCAGAAGGACTTGCGATATTTCGCCCTTTCTGGGCTTTTCGAGAAAGGATCTTAAATGTTTTAGAAAAGCTTTATGTATTTGGGATCGAAACTATTTTAAAAAGACCGAAAGTTATTCTACTTTCTATCTCTGTACTTATTCTCTTTACAGTTGTATTCTTCAAATTCCTTCCAACAGAATTAATGCCTCAAGTTCAAAAAGCCGATTTAAATGCGAAGATCATTCTTCCACCTGGATCTTCTTTACAGAGAACTGAAGAAGTTACTAAAGAAGTTTTAGAGGATTTGCAAAAATCAGGTTTTGTTGAAAATGCTTTCTTAAAAGTAGGCTACGAGGAACGAGATCTTGTAATTAACCCGAGAGGAGATTTTGGGTTGAATCGGGCCGAACTTTTTCTGCAATTAATTCGATATGATGCCGCAGAAGATCTATTTGAATCTACTAAAGAGGATATCTCGGAGATAGAAAGAAGAACGGGGGCCCAATTGGTCTTTGTTCCTGCGAAAGATTTACTTTCTGATCTTTTGCCGGAAACCAATGAGGGATTGGTATTAGAAGTATCTGGGCAGGATCTTTTTTTAGTTCGGGAAATATGTAAGGAAATCCAATCAGAAATCCAAAAAACAGGAAAGTTTGGAGAAGCGACGACTTCTTTCGGAGAAGATACTCCGGAAATTCGTGTTCTAATTGATAGAGATAAAATGGCTACGTTTGGACTTTCAGTAGAAGCGGTAGCTAAAACTTTGAGGTCAGTGATTAAAGGAGAAGCTGCTACCAGATTTAAGAGAAACGACGAAGAGATACCAGTCTTAATTCGACATAGACTCAATGATCGTTCCGGAACAGATTCCTTAGCTAATACACTTTTTAAAATCTCTTCTGGATCTCTTATTCGGTTACAGGATTTTGCATCGATAGTATCTGGAAATTCGAATAGAAAAATTTTAAGATACGATGGGAAAAGAGTTGGTCTAGTAAAGGCTCCGCTTGTTTCGACAACTTATTCGGAAGCATTAAAGATTGTTGAGCCAATATTAGAAAAGTATTCAAATAAAAAAGATATATCCATACTGCCTGGCGAAACCCAAAAGATAATGGAGAAATCAATTCAGTCTCTAACGTTTGCGGTGATCCTTTCAATTGTTTTAGTTTATATGGTCCTCGCTTCTAATATGGAAAACTTAGGGCTTCCTTTCATAATTTTATTCTCGATATTTGTTTCAGGTGCCGGTGTTGGATTAGGGTTAGTTCTAACGGGAAATACTTTAAATATAATTTCATTAATGGGAATCATATTACTTGCTGGTGTGGTTGTAAACAATGCGATTATACTTATAGAGTTTTATCAATTGCATGAGAAGGATTTTAAAAGTATTGATGAGCTTGTTATTGCAGGCGGGAGAAGACGCTTAAATCCAATATTAAGTACTACTGCCACTACAATCTTCGGATTGTTCCCTTTAATTATCACATTTGGACCACCTTCTCCTCAAGGGCCAATGGCTGCTTCCGTAATGGGAGGACTTTTGGTTTCTACTGCTCTTACACTTCTTTTTGTTCCTTTAGCATATCGATGGTATTATCTCCGCTTTCTTAAAGGAAGTAAGTGATTATGAATGCTATTCTATCTTTCTTTTTGAGAAGAAGAATAACTACGTTCATGATTTTTGGAGGATTCTTTTTTTGGGGTCTTCTTTCAGTAAAACTTCTTCCGGTTTCCTTAATGCCTCCAACGGATTCTCCTGCCTTGAGCATTGTAACAAAATATCCCGGAGTAGCCCCTTCTCGGATAGAAGAAATCCTTACAAAACCAATGGAAGAGCAGATAGTCGGAGTTGGAGGCTTGGAATCTATATACTCTACTTCGGAAGAAGGGGAATCGAGAATTAACGTTATCTTTTCCGATGTTAAAGATATAACTTTAAAGTCCGTTGAACTAAAATCTAAAATAGATTTAATAAGGCACACATTTCCGAGAGAAGTCCAAGAGCCTACTGTAATTCGTTATGATCCGAGTGATCGTCCAATATTTATTGTCAAATTAGAATCTTCTGCCTATTCATTGAAAGAATTAAGAGAAATCGCTGAAAATAAAATTAAAAAAAGATTAGAGAGAGTAGATGGTGTCAGCGAAGTACGAGTAGGTGGTGGCCGTTATAGGGAAATTCTTGTTGAGGTTAATCGTAACGTCCTAAATTTCTTAGGCATTTCATTATCGGAAGTAATGGAAAGTATACGTACATCAAACGTTGACCTTCCTGCAGGCAGAATTGCAGAAGCTAACGGTTGGATAAATGTTCGCGTTCTTGGAAAATTTTCTGCGATGCGAACTATGGAGGAGATTATTATAAGATCTCCTTCTCAAAACAAATGGGTAAAGCTGAAAGAATTAGGAAGTGTTTATGACGGTCACCGGGATCGTGAGGATATTTCTCGGGAAAACGGAAATGAAAATGTCACGATTTATGTTCAGAAAGCCGGTGATGCTAACACAATTTCCGTATGTGAAGGTCTGAAAGACGAGCTATCGCAAGTTTCGTTCCCTGAAGTAAAATCAGAAATCACATACGATCAATCTGAGTATATTCAAGTATCTATAGATAGGGTCGCGGGTTCTGCATTTACAGGCGGAATTATCGCAGTTATCGTTATCTTTCTATTTCTAAAAAATATGAGAGCTACTTTGATCGTAGGGGCCTCCATACCACTATCTATAATTGTAACTTTCGCCTTCATGTTTATATGGAAAATCGGTTTAAACGTGATGACCTTGGCGGGCCTCGCTCTTGGTGCCGGACTTTTGATTGATAACTCCATAGTTGTTTTGGATCGCATTTTTAGAATTCGCCAATCTGCATTTAGTGATGCGAAAAATACAAACAAATTGAATCTATCCACGATTGCTGACGAATCTGTTATAAGTCTCTATAAGGAATTGGCAGCCTCTACCTTGACGAATATTGCAGTTTTTTTGCCATTTTTCTTCGGTTCTAGAGAGTTAAAACAATTATATGGAGGAATGGCTTTAACGGTAAGCTTTTCCATTTTAATATCTCTTGTTGTTTCACTTTTCTTTTTACCTCAATTAGCAAAATTATTTTTGAATAAGCCTGAACATTTTGAAAATACCGGCCTAAACGATTTTTATAAGAGTGTAAATTCGATTTTAAAAAGTAGTCCTATCAGACTCAATTTGAATTTGTTTCAAGGTCGGCTCTATTTCGTTAAGAATACTTACATAAACTTCCAAAAATATTTTCGATTAGATTTCGTTCGAAAAAAATATCTTAGTGGTCTTGTTTGGCTTTTCCGTAATCCCAAATGGATCTATTCTCTTCTTTTATCTCTTTGTATTGCAGGTGTAGGCGTTACGCCATTTCTTAAACAAGAATATATTGATCCTGTGGATGCAGGAGAAATTCGTGCCAGCGTCGAATTAGAGACAGGAACTCACTTGGATGCAACAAGTCACCATGTCAAACGTATTGAAGAATTACTTAAGACGATTCCAGAAGTTGAAAAAATAAATTCCAAAATTGAAAAGTGGCATGCTGATCTTTATATAAAGTTAAAACCTTTAGATCAAAGGAGTAAATCTTCTGAAGTATTGATTGCTGAATTTAAGGAATTGACTTCACCTTTAAAAGACGTGTTTGTTTACTACGTCGAAAATTCTTCTATGGACAGCAGTAGAGAATTGGATATCGAATTTATCGGAGATAATACAGAAGTATTAAAGAAAATAGCAAAAGACGCAGCCTCAACTATCCAGCAGATTCCAGGGATTCAAGAAACTGTATTACGATTTAGAGATGGAAAACAGGAGTTTTTGTTAGATATTCATCAAGACAAGATGGCTTTAACCGGACTGACTTCCGAGGAGGTCGGAAATTATGTTCGTACAGCGATTCAAGGATCTATACCTACAAAGTTTATAGAAGATTCCAAAGAAGTTGATATAAGGGTTCGGTTTCGAGAAGAAGACCGATTAAATATCGAACAAATTCCTAACTATAAAATTCCAGGAGATAGATCTACCATTTCCATTGCGGAACTTTCTATTCAAAAAGAAAAGGAAGGCGAAACAAAAATTTATCGTAAAAATAAGAGAAGAATGGTTACTATAACTGCAAAATTGGGTTCTCTTGATCTCGGTTCAGCTGTAGAAAAAATTAGAGATTCTTTAACTGCACTTGATTTACCAAATAACTATTATTTTGAATTTGGAGGTTCTTTTAAAAAATTACAGAAGAACAGAATTGAAATGTTATTCATGATTTTTTTAGCCGTATTCTTGATATTCTGCATATTGGCTTCTTTATTCGAAGATTTGCTGTTACCGTGGCTACTAATGATTTCAGTTCCGCTAGGAATTTTCGCTGATCTTTTGATCTTATTTTGTTTTAGGATGAGTTTGAATATCTCAGTCTATATTGGTTTTATATTGCTTGCTGGAATTGCAATCAATAACTCCATTATGCTCGTAGATCAATCTTTGCACTTATATAGAAATAGTAAGATTGATAATAAAAAATTTGCATTACTTCGTGCGACGATTCAATCTGCGTCGGAACGATTGCGTCCGATTTTAATGACTACTTTTACAACCACGACTGCTTTAGTTCCAACTATGTTGGATTTTGGGGAGGGTAGTCAGTTATGGAGGCCTTTAGCAATTACGGTTTTTTGGGGACTTAGTATTTCTACCGCATTAACATTAGTTTTTGTCCCAGTTCTCTTCTATCACTTTCAAAGAAGGACGATAGTTGGAGGAGGGGGAATAATTCGCCTGTTTCGCAAGCAAAAGCAGTTTCGGACTATTCCGTTATCCTAATTTTATTTTGAAGGAATACTTTTGTCTTTTGGCTTTGGAGTAGATTCGCCTTCTTTTATATTTCCAACCGAGCCAGTCGCCACTAATTCACCTACGGATAATTCTCCCGAGATGCGAGATAGCTCTCCGCTTACCCCTTCAATGTTTACTTTCTTTTTAAAGAGTAAACCTTTGTTATCAACGAAAATAAATCCTTCGTCTTTTTCTTTACCGGAAAGAATACTCTTGGATGGGATATAGAAAGCGGGAACGGGATGTAAGTCTTGGATTTCTGCCCTAGCAAACATTCCAGGTTTTAATACGTCTTTCTCATTTTTATATATTACTTTGATTTCTGCAGTTCGGCTTTGTGGATCCACAAGTGGGCTGATTATCAAGATTTTTCCTTTAAATTTCTTTTTTGGAAAGGCATCTACAGTAAAATCGACATCTTGGTTGGGAGTTATTCTACTAAGATCCGATTCATTGACTGAGAATTTCAAAAGAACTTCCGAGTCATCGACAACAACATATATAGCCTGGCCTTCTTTTACTGCCTCACCTACAAATATCGAACGAGCAGCAACGATCCCTTTAATAGGAGATAATATTGTGGATTCCTTTATAAGTAATGTAGTGGAATCAATACTTGCCTGAATACTTTTTAAGTTAGCTATGGCAATGTCTAATTCGGATTTTTCTACGATCGTATTTAGTTCCAAAAGAGCGTCATTTAATTTGTTCTTATCAGTTGGAATTTGCATTCCAGCCTTTTTTAGATCCTCTGGTCTGTATCCGATTTGGATCGTATCTAGACTTTTTTGTGCCTTGAAATAATTTGTTTGTGCAGAGATTAACCCAGTTTCGACTCCTTTTAGCTCTGTTTCTGAAACTGCTCCTATTTTAAATAATTCTTGTTTATTTGAATAAGTTCTTTGGAGGTTTTCCATAGTAGCTTTTGAATCGTTTACGTCCGCTCTTGCTTTTTCAATATTGGAAATTTCCCTTTCTACTCTTTGTTTCGCTTGAATATATCTAGAACGACTTAGGTCGATTTGTTTGTTTTGAACTTCCAAAGAAGCTAAATCTTTTTTTAACTGAATCTCTAGATTTAGAGTTTCGATTTTAGCCAACGATTGGCCTTTAGAAATACGATCACCTTCTTCCCGAAAAATTTTTTCCACCCGTCCCAAAACTTTGGAGGAAATTTCCGCCTTTTGAAAGTGTGAAACACTTCCAAGAAGACTTACAATAATTTGTTGTTTTTTTAATTCAAGTGGGGTCATCTCGAAAGGCGGAGCAATATCTTCTTCTACCGTTTCTTTTTTCTTTTTTCCACAGGTTAATATTTGGATCGAAATTAATATAATTACGAGAATGGTTTTACTTTTTGTCATTTTAGGGACTTACCTTATTTTTTAACTTTAATCAGTTCTAGGCTATCGAGACTTGTGCCTGTAGCCATTTCGAGTTGAGAAACAGCAGTCAAATATTGAACACGGCTTGTTATCATCGTATTAACCGCTTGTAAATAAAAAATCTCTGTTTCAGCTAAATCGACTCGTTTTGCGTCTCCAAGTGAAACTTCTTTTTCTTTAATTTTTAATCTTTTTTCAAAAAGTTTTGCGTTATCGTCAGCGAGTATCATGGATTCCCAACATTGTCTATAGTTTTGAATGGCTTTTAAAACTTCTATTCTAACTATATCGTCTTGCTGTTTTCGAGTAATTTTGGCTTGTTCTGCACTTATTCCAGTTGATGCGATTTTCCTTTTGTATTGCAGATTATCCATAATATTCATTGTAGTTGTAGAAGTTAGGGACTTATTCGTATCATCATTTCTGGAAATATAATTAGAAGTGTCTTGTAGAGTATTTGCTCCGATTGGCATACTAAGTTTAAAATTAAAACCGTATTCTCTTTGTTTGGGTTCGAATCGATCTCCAGATCCAGCGTAATATCCACCAATTGATAAGGTGGGAATGTAAAAAGATTTTGCTATTTCAAATTCAGAAAGGGCCTGTAATTCCGCCGCCTTATTTCTTTCGAACTCTACTCTGGATTGAAAAGCTATGCTTATTAATTGATCAAGAGGTATTTCTTTAAAAGAAAAAGTAATACCGTTAAGAATATCAGCAGCGAGTAAGATGTTTGTTGTACTCGGTAGTCTTAATTGTATTTTGAATTCTTCTATCCCACTTAAGAAGGATGTTTCGGTTCGTTTATACTGCAATTGAATTTCATTTAACCGGTTTTCAATTTGAAGAACTTGAAGTTCCGTAGAGTCGCCTAATTGTTTTTCTCTTTTTGCAAATCGAAGTTGTTCTTTTTGTCTATCAATAGATCTTTTTTGGATCTCCATTTGAGCTTTATTGCTCAAGAGAGTATAGTAAGCAGAACGTACTTTAAACTTTAAATTGTTAATACCTAACAAGAAATCGTATTTCGATAAGTTTAAATCGTTTAAAGCGGCTTGGAGAGCCAAATGTCTTCTTCCGCCGTCGTATACTACTTGGTCTAAAGTGAGGGCTAATCTTTGGGATCTACTTTCTGAATCGTTTTCGATTACATTTGCATTTCTAAACCAGGAGACGGAAGCTGTAGGGAAATAAGATCTCCAATTTTCCTTAACAAGCAAGGCTTTGATTTTTTGCTGACCACCAAGTAATCTTAGATCAGGACTATTTTCAATAGCTATATCTTCTGCTTTTTGTTGATCGAGTATTAAAAGTTCATTTTCTCCTAGAACAGATACTGGCCCAAATAAAAAACAAATTAGTGTATATACAATAATACACTCTATTTTAAATGAAGTATCTCTCTCTTTGTTCATATTTTGGATATAAGATTAGTGATTAAATTATTCCCAAAATTTCCAATTGAATCCGGACTTGCTTGAGAAGCCAACAGTTGTTGCAATTTTTCTCGCCATCATTTCTGCTAATGTTGAATTATTTAAAAAGATTTCTGTCGTTACAGGAGAGCTAAGCTTTAGTTGACCTATTAAGCTGCCACCTTGTGAATAGATGCGAATGAAAATTCCGGTGGTAATCTCTTCGTCTAAAATATTTCCCAATTTCTTTTCGTAAATATATCCATCTAAATATATATCACATTTTGATAAAGTGCATGCTTTTTGAATAGATTCAGGTTTGGGCTCGATTGGTTTATCACTAGTTTCAAGAACTAAGTTTGATGAAAACATAGTGGGAGTAGCGGTGGGAGAGGGGCTAATTGTGTTTCCAACAGTATCATTCGTATTTTGCAAAACTTGTTTTGTTTCGGAAGGAATTTCTTGGATGAAAGCCTCAATCCCTTCTTTAAGTAAGTAGAAACGGAGATTATTTGTAAAGTTCTCACCTGCAAAAGTGGCAAAGGAGTTCGGCTTAGTTTGGATCCGATTAATTGCAATTCGCTTAATGTTTGGAAATTTTTCAGAAGGATTTTTGGCCTCTATAATTTCAGATGCGAAGCGCACTTTAGTTATTTGATAACTTGAACAAGAAATTGTAAGTAAAACGAAAAAAATACAAAGTTTAGAGAATGAAATTAATGATGCCATAATTGTCCGTTATTTGAGTATTTCCTCTTTGTCTTTTTATAATTTTCGGAAGCTTGCCTTTTTTCTTATTGAAAAATTGTTTTGCATTCGAAAATAAATATTAGATAGTATATTTGTATGGAAATTTGTGCCTTAAGGTCAGCCAACCGAGTTGTGATATATCTCAAATTGGTAATAATCATATTCGTGTGTTCGTTTAGCCTTGGGTGTGAATTGAAAGACGATAGCAACTCAACGGATAAACTTCTAAAAGAATTCGTAAATGGAGTCGCTACTCCATCATCCAGTGGTTCTTCCGACGGCAATAATTCCTTTTACACAGTTGGTGGAACAATTTCTGGCATGGATGGAGGAAAGACGATTACCCTTGCGAATAATTTATTCGAAGTTTCCGTTTTCGTTTTTAATGGTCCTTTTTCTTTCCCATTTTCGTATGAAAATCACGTAACGTATGCTGTTTCCGTTACCAGCCAGCCAGTCGGACAAACTTGTTCATTAGCAAATCAAAACGGCTCAATACAAGGAGCTAACGTTACTAGCGTTATTGTTCTTTGTAATTAAGTTATTTTCACCCCTAAATCATCCCTAAGGTAACGTTTCGAAGTAAACGGAACGCATATTCCATTTTGGATATTCCAATAAATATATCGGTCAGAATGAACTTTTCCTTGCATATTTTTGCCACGTTTGCAACAAAAGCTTAAGTATATAGGACTCTTCTATTTTTATATGACTTTGGGACAAATGGGATGGATTTTTCGGATAAATATTTTATCCATTTTTGTATTCATTTCCTTTTTGATCCCTTCATTATGGCAATTATCCGCAGATATTGTAAACGACTCTCGACCACTTCGCGTATCCTGGGAAGACGATGCACAAGAGAGAATCGAAGTATCATTTAATCAGAAAAAGAACTCGAATCTTATATCTTTCCGTCTTGGAAAGAATGATATATCTGAAATTGAAAATTCTGCTTCTCTTGCTATCTTGTTTGCAGAAGAGGCGTTTGAGTTAAATTTACTTCTTGAAAGAGAAAGAGAAATTAGTCTTCGTCCAATTGGTTTTTTCGATACTATTTCATTACATAATCCTAATGGACCTGAAAAGTCCTCCAAAGGTGGAATAGGCGATTTCGAGACTCTTAATTTATTATTTTTCGAATGGTTTTCAGGGGAATATTTTAAGGATAAAAGTTCGGACAGATTAGATCAGTCAATTGGGTATGTATATCCTGATTCTCTTTCTTCTTCTGATTTGAAATTTTACTGGCAAACAAATGTAAACTTAAGATCGATAAAGAAGTTCAGAAGGTATTTGGCTAAACTAACTCATTCTGATCCAGATAGTGATAAAAAATATTTATCATTTGTTTCTGATCTTTTCGATTTTTCCCACTTAGATTTAAGTTTTTTCTTCCAATCTTTTTCAATCTTACAACTTCCACATCTTAATAAGACCTGCTCTATAGTAGGGCAATCTATAGGCGTATCAGTGATTTCGCCTCTCTCGCAATTTTCTATTTTAATTCTGCCTTTAGAACAAAGGGAACACACATGATGAATCAACAAATTCAAGAAGCTCTCAATAAATTAAATCTTAAGAAGTTGGAATTTTCTTTTCAAAAATTTCAATCTTTAGCTTCAAAATTTCTGAAAAGATCGCGTAATATTAAAACAAGAAGAATTTTATTTAAGTTTATACTTCGTTTTGCGGTTTCGAGTCTTAAGAAAATATTTGTTACTATTATAATGCTCGAGATTGGAATAGCGCCTCTTAGCGCTGATCCAACTATCTTCAGAGATCTTTGGAAGAATGGTTCGGATGGTAAATTAGAAAGACAGTATGAAAGAGCGAATAACTCAGGTTCAGAAGCAGATTGGAATGATTCAGTAAACAAAGGATTTTCATTATTACGAGCTGATTGGGAAGCATCCGCAGATCGAGCGATTGAGAAAAACTTATTAGAAAACGGGGGCAGTTCCAATACAGCGTTAAAGGATCAACTTCTACAAGAGAAAGCTTTAGTTAGGAGCGAGTGGGAAGAAGATGTTCAAGAAGAAATCGAGAACAGAAAAGGACAATGGAAGGCTAAAGTAGCCTCTGGTAGTCTTGAAGATACTCTTGAAAATATAGACAAAGGTGCTCTTATCCAAGCGGTTTTACAAGCGGGAGTTGCAGCCCAGGCAGGAACGAATGCTAGTGAGAAGGCTGGTCTATTTGATTCTACTATAAAATCGTTTCTTACGAGTTTTCGTTCTAATTGGGAAACCGATTTGAATTCCAGAATAGAAGGAATTCAAAGTAATTCGAATCTATTATCTAATTCACAAAAGCTTGGATTTGAAACTGCACTTTCAGATATTAAAAAGAATATCCTTGCAGAATATTATTATGAAGAAAACTCAATTGTTGCCGCGTATCGCGCCAATTTTGTAGCAAAAGCGAATGCTGCAGATGATATTAACGGTCAAATTGCACAAGAAACAGATCCAAACAAACTCGCTCTACTTTTAATTGAAAGAGCACAGAAAAGTGCAGGTGATCTTTCCGGATTAGTTACCACAAATACTTCTACGAATGTAGATCCTAATACAATTGTTTCGAGCGGAGATGATTATCAATCAAAGTTTTTAGCAGCATTACAATCAGGTCAGAAACAATGGCAGGATGCGATAGACCAATTGGTTTTAGGAAAACTTAGATACGATAAAGAAGTTGAGCTGCAATGGAAGTCAGGAGAAGCAGATTGGGCAAATGCATATAATCAGATTTTAAAAGCAAAGTCTGATTGGACCCAAGTTGTAAATGCACAAATCCAAAAAGGGCTACAGTCCTGGGATGAATCTGAAGCTCAATTAAAAGCAAATAAAGAAAAAGCACTTGCTGAACTTGACAGGACTCTTGCGACCCAATCAGAACAATGGCAGGCTCATGTCCGAGGAATTGAAAGTATTGTAGTT
Protein-coding regions in this window:
- a CDS encoding efflux RND transporter permease subunit, whose translation is MNAILSFFLRRRITTFMIFGGFFFWGLLSVKLLPVSLMPPTDSPALSIVTKYPGVAPSRIEEILTKPMEEQIVGVGGLESIYSTSEEGESRINVIFSDVKDITLKSVELKSKIDLIRHTFPREVQEPTVIRYDPSDRPIFIVKLESSAYSLKELREIAENKIKKRLERVDGVSEVRVGGGRYREILVEVNRNVLNFLGISLSEVMESIRTSNVDLPAGRIAEANGWINVRVLGKFSAMRTMEEIIIRSPSQNKWVKLKELGSVYDGHRDREDISRENGNENVTIYVQKAGDANTISVCEGLKDELSQVSFPEVKSEITYDQSEYIQVSIDRVAGSAFTGGIIAVIVIFLFLKNMRATLIVGASIPLSIIVTFAFMFIWKIGLNVMTLAGLALGAGLLIDNSIVVLDRIFRIRQSAFSDAKNTNKLNLSTIADESVISLYKELAASTLTNIAVFLPFFFGSRELKQLYGGMALTVSFSILISLVVSLFFLPQLAKLFLNKPEHFENTGLNDFYKSVNSILKSSPIRLNLNLFQGRLYFVKNTYINFQKYFRLDFVRKKYLSGLVWLFRNPKWIYSLLLSLCIAGVGVTPFLKQEYIDPVDAGEIRASVELETGTHLDATSHHVKRIEELLKTIPEVEKINSKIEKWHADLYIKLKPLDQRSKSSEVLIAEFKELTSPLKDVFVYYVENSSMDSSRELDIEFIGDNTEVLKKIAKDAASTIQQIPGIQETVLRFRDGKQEFLLDIHQDKMALTGLTSEEVGNYVRTAIQGSIPTKFIEDSKEVDIRVRFREEDRLNIEQIPNYKIPGDRSTISIAELSIQKEKEGETKIYRKNKRRMVTITAKLGSLDLGSAVEKIRDSLTALDLPNNYYFEFGGSFKKLQKNRIEMLFMIFLAVFLIFCILASLFEDLLLPWLLMISVPLGIFADLLILFCFRMSLNISVYIGFILLAGIAINNSIMLVDQSLHLYRNSKIDNKKFALLRATIQSASERLRPILMTTFTTTTALVPTMLDFGEGSQLWRPLAITVFWGLSISTALTLVFVPVLFYHFQRRTIVGGGGIIRLFRKQKQFRTIPLS
- a CDS encoding efflux RND transporter periplasmic adaptor subunit, with the protein product MTKSKTILVIILISIQILTCGKKKKETVEEDIAPPFEMTPLELKKQQIIVSLLGSVSHFQKAEISSKVLGRVEKIFREEGDRISKGQSLAKIETLNLEIQLKKDLASLEVQNKQIDLSRSRYIQAKQRVEREISNIEKARADVNDSKATMENLQRTYSNKQELFKIGAVSETELKGVETGLISAQTNYFKAQKSLDTIQIGYRPEDLKKAGMQIPTDKNKLNDALLELNTIVEKSELDIAIANLKSIQASIDSTTLLIKESTILSPIKGIVAARSIFVGEAVKEGQAIYVVVDDSEVLLKFSVNESDLSRITPNQDVDFTVDAFPKKKFKGKILIISPLVDPQSRTAEIKVIYKNEKDVLKPGMFARAEIQDLHPVPAFYIPSKSILSGKEKDEGFIFVDNKGLLFKKKVNIEGVSGELSRISGELSVGELVATGSVGNIKEGESTPKPKDKSIPSK
- a CDS encoding efflux RND transporter permease subunit; the encoded protein is MTLYFLKNRITTLVVLLLILLVGFVSMRDLKIDLLPDISYPTLTVVTVYENVSPSEIETLVTKPIEEIVSSVNGVDRITSESLEGVSLVKIRFRWGTNMDTASIQTREKVDLVKGSLPIDAKKSIVLKFDPNDAPLLQIAAISTGIDPKELRSFIKKNLSPYFERVDGIAAVSITGGYEKQILVNIDRGKLNAYGLSPQEIVQGVASNNFNFPAGNIKREDREILVRTMGAYENVDAISELVVNLSEKGAPIYLRNVAEVLDSYKERTSVSYFNNDECVAIVLKKEAGKNSVIIADEAKELIDSLNQEFGSKVKLIVVSDQSRFIRESVTGVASAGFQAIIICFFVLSFFLGTFRESAIVTLSIPISILVTIVFFYFQKMTLNTMSLGGLSVGVGMMVDSSIVVLESIYGFRKSKKSAFESALEGTQDVFGSLFASTLTSIVVFLPILFLEGIAASIFREFALSITYSLISSFFVSVTFIPVLTTLPMFSSQSEGLAIFRPFWAFRERILNVLEKLYVFGIETILKRPKVILLSISVLILFTVVFFKFLPTELMPQVQKADLNAKIILPPGSSLQRTEEVTKEVLEDLQKSGFVENAFLKVGYEERDLVINPRGDFGLNRAELFLQLIRYDAAEDLFESTKEDISEIERRTGAQLVFVPAKDLLSDLLPETNEGLVLEVSGQDLFLVREICKEIQSEIQKTGKFGEATTSFGEDTPEIRVLIDRDKMATFGLSVEAVAKTLRSVIKGEAATRFKRNDEEIPVLIRHRLNDRSGTDSLANTLFKISSGSLIRLQDFASIVSGNSNRKILRYDGKRVGLVKAPLVSTTYSEALKIVEPILEKYSNKKDISILPGETQKIMEKSIQSLTFAVILSIVLVYMVLASNMENLGLPFIILFSIFVSGAGVGLGLVLTGNTLNIISLMGIILLAGVVVNNAIILIEFYQLHEKDFKSIDELVIAGGRRRLNPILSTTATTIFGLFPLIITFGPPSPQGPMAASVMGGLLVSTALTLLFVPLAYRWYYLRFLKGSK